One genomic region from Colletotrichum lupini chromosome 7, complete sequence encodes:
- a CDS encoding ATPase: MICQKCRTPLRLDSSLEELNPAAYDLLVGQHKLSLIRNGARKDGQRKVLYDKVSQNAASATFKRHGSGPSSSAQRDSTMSFIYLTESQVAQPVLSRPDPLPSNTKSNRGNKGGQKSLEEERGGSKAHEIERINKLFEILSARSDIDHPICVECTDMLVEGLQKKLEAAARERDAYVGFLKQVQSDQPNEEDVKAQEEALKKARQAETDAMADLLRLEQEKASVDAEIIALEEESQQLDHEEEQFWRERNAFATKLADFQNERDSTNSRFDNDAQLLEKLQRSNVYNDTFCISHDGTFATINGLRLGRLSNKPVDWPEINAAWGHALLLLVTVADKLGYKFDGFEPQPMGSTSKIIRFELPSPTASRLGSHRNAPPPAPKKHVLELFSNGDLPLGLTFMHRKFDNAMVAFLELVRQLGAFVHRQTAADGHPLSLPYKIEGDKIMDVSIKLGIAQDDGLPVMGGQADNTIDDDAGSTVSFEEVDYRRTTKQSQALVARGSLERETPSDILYVLQYLGIGGKVIDSRESSNPFKEIPDYGKKDGETTQRTVNSVLEIVTKVNTSAKIRRVRRRRSPHISYPDDDYTSASSDSENDERAKAGKIERTQMIIHSPHLINALRAVVAYYPNVNLLGDTVTIDAPYRVIVHHLDALKQYRFHQPASHSTEYARLTANHIDVLLSFIDQAVGESIRTEQERHRRNVPVATFQNYWMALKPGEVIYVNHDDLWEPHVISSTYQDVTLSGRNRHLQVVAWVLEMGHNRMNRKMSQFTIPSWTGEQIIPSLKIIPDRFFQDDPQAMLQKQLRLGKLYWELLQRPTYMEYDGMLVQAQPGSHSGPIFSRGPSGYMTGRVICDAEGFGRFNFRAPENRNGPPGPPRQVVPPGMMPGQHHGPPPAQDHLPHFLPRCGCKECTKETDRTDLSPFAGFDDVNPLTSPAPTSDIFYIACTNIIPAFLLGDRRWGHLNLDHVKPVITDREAFKYLVLDDEIKMTVKALIGKFAAAESGKVSPWANDFIKNKGEGRIFLLHGAPGVGKTCTAECVAELTNRPLISLTSGDLSVNSHSVEHNLSYFLELGQRFGALVLLDEADVYLERRRAKDIARNGLVSVFLRALEYYRGVLFLTTNRVQAFDAAFTSRIHVALHYKNLTDVDRERIWANNFERLDRDSHGRVRVAIATREYAYDSRDVRALRWNGREIRNALQTALALAESDAAEEGTDRICVTDKHLRAVVKMSRGFRDYLRSGSVYDGESEVGESEGEEGDIYSD; encoded by the exons ATGATTTGCCAAAAGTGTCGCACGCCGCTCAGACTAGACAGCTCCCTCGAGGAATTGAATCCTGCGGCGTACGATCTTCTCGTCGGTCAGCACAAGCTTTCCCTCATCCGAAACGGCGCGCGCAAG GATGGCCAAAGAAAGGTGCTCTATGACAAGGTCTCGCAAAATGCGGCCTCTGCGACGTTCAAGCGCCATGGCAGTGGGCCATCGAGTTCGGCGCAACGAGATTCGACCATGTCCTTCATCTACCTTACCGAGTCACAAGTCGCTCAGCCAGTGCTTTCCCGGCCCGATCCGCTGCCATCGAATACGAAATCAAACAGGGGGAACAAGGGCGGACAGAAGTCTCTTGAAGAAGAGCGCGGCGGTAGCAAGGCGCACGAGATAGAACGCATCAACAAGTTGTTCGAAATCCTCTCCGCGCGATCCGACATCGACCATCCCATCTGCGTCGAGTGTACCGATATGCTCGTAGAAGGTCTTCAGAAAAAACTTGAGGCTGCAGCGAGGGAGCGCGATGCCTACGTCGGCTTCTTGAAACAAGTGCAGAGCGATCAGCCGAACGAGGAGGATGTCAAAGCCCAAGAGGAAGCTCTGAAGAAGGCAAGGCAGGCCGAGACAGACGCCATGGCTGATTTGCTTCGCTTGGAGCAGGAAAAGGCATCTGTAGACGCGGAGATTATTGCTTTAGAGGAGGAGTCACAACAGCTTGACCACGAAGAAGAGCAGTTCTGGCGCGAGCGTAACGCCTTTGCTACCAAACTTGCCGACTTTCAAAACGAGCGCGACAGCACGAATTCCAGGTTCGATAACGATGCTCAGCTGTTGGAGAAGCTGCAACGCTCAAACGTATACAACGACACGTTCTGCATCAGCCACGACGGCACGTTTGCTACTATCAACGGGCTCCGTCTTGGCCGACTGTCGAACAAACCGGTTGATTGGCCTGAGATCAATGCAGCATGGGGCCACGCCCTTCTTCTGCTAGTCACAGTTGCTGACAAGCTAGGCTACAAATTTGACGGGTTCGAGCCGCAGCCCATGGGAAGCACTTCAAAAATCATTCGGTTTGAACTCCCGTCGCCAACGGCCAGCCGTTTAGGATCGCATCGGAACGCGCCACCGCCAGCTCCGAAGAAGCATGTTCTGGAGCTTTTCTCTAACGGAGATTTACCTCTGGGACTGACATTCATGCACCGCAAGTTCGACAATGCGATGGTAGCATTTCTTGAACTCGTGCGACAGCTTGGCGCTTTCGTGCATCGACAGACGGCGGCCGACGGCCATCCACTTAGCCTTCCCTATAAGATTGAGGGCGACAAGATCATGGATGTTAGCATCAAGCTCGGCATTGCTCAAGATGATGG ATTGCCTGTCATGGGTGGCCAAGCAGACAAC ACCATTGACGATGATGCCGGCTCGACAGTCAGCTTCGAGGAAGTTGACTACCGGCGCACCACCAAGCAAAGCCAGGCTCTCGTAGCCAGGGGAAGCCTGGAAAGAGAGACACCGTCAGACATTCTATACGTTCTGCAATACTTGGGCATCGGTGGCAAAGTCATCGACA GTCGTGAGAGCAGCAATCCATTCAAGGAGATCCCCGACTATGGGAAGAAGGACGGCGAGACCACTCAGCGGACTGTCAATTCTGTGCTCGAGATCGTGACAAAGGTCAACACCAGTGCCAAGATCAGACGTGTGCGTCGTCGTCGGTCTCCGCATATCAGTTATCCCGACGATGATTACACGTCGGCGTCTTCGGACAGCGAGAATGATGAGCGCGCGAAGGCCGGGAAGATTGAACGCACGCAGATGATTATTCACTCGCCGCATCTCATCAACGCATTGAGGGCGGTTGTAGCATACTACCCCAATGTCAATCTTCTAGGAGACACGGTGACCATCGATGCTCCTTACCGAGTTATCGTGCACCACCTCGACGCCCTCAAACAGTACAGATTCCACCAGCCTGCCAGCCACTCCACCGAGTACGCTCGTCTGACGGCGAACCACATTGATGTTCTTTTGAGTTTCATCGATCAGGCTGTCGGGGAGTCTATCCGGACTGAACAAGAACGACATCGTCGCAATGTCCCAGTTGCAACGTTCCAGAACTATTGGATGGCTCTGAAGCCAGGTGAGGTCATCTATGTCAATCATGATGACCTCTGGGAGCCCCACGTCATTAGCAGTACATACCAGGATGTCACTTTGAGTGGACGCAACCGCCACCTGCAGGTGGTTGCCTGGGTCCTTGAGATGGGACACAACCGGATGAACCGAAAGATGTCTCAGTTCACTATCCCTTCGTGGACCGGCGAGCAGATCATCCCTTCTCTGAAGATCATTCCAGATCGCTTCTTCCAGGATGACCCGCAAGCAATGCTGCAGAAGCAGCTGAGGCTCGGGAAGCTGTACTGGGAGCTTCTCCAACGCCCAACCTATATGGAGTATGACGGAATGCTTGTGCAGGCTCAACCTGGATCTCACTCGGGCCCGATCTTCAGCCGTGGTCCATCAGGCTAT ATGACTGGTCGAGTGATTTGCGATGCCGAAGGCTTCGGTCGTTTCAACTTCCGTGCACCAGAGAACCGGAACGGCCCTCCGGGCCCGCCACGTCAAGTAGTGCCCCCAGGCATGATGCCTGGACAGCATCATGGACCGCCGCCTGCTCAAGACCATCTCCCACATTTCCTTCCACGTTGCGGCTGCAAGGAATGTACCAAGGAGACCGATCGCACCGACTTATCACCGTTCGCGGGCTTTGACGACGTTAATCCCCTGACATCGCCAGCGCCTACTTCCGATATCTTCTACATTGCCTGCACCAACATCATTCCGGCCTTCCTTCTCGGCGATCGCCGTTGGGGTCACTTGAACCTCGACCATGTGAAGCCCGTCATCACAGACCGTGAAGCATTCAAGTATCTCGTCCTAGACGACGAGATCAAGATGACAGTCAAGGCCCTCATCGGCAAGTTCGCGGCAGCAGAGTCCGGAAAAGTCTCACCATGGGCCAACGACTTTATCAAGAACAAGGGCGAAGGCCGCATCTTCCTTCTCCACGGCGCCCCGGGCGTCGGCAAGACCTGCACCGCCGAGTGTGTCGCAGAGCTGACCAACCGACCCCTCATCTCCCTCACCTCGGGCGACCTCAGCGTCAACTCGCACAGCGTGGAGCACAACCTCTCCTACTTCCTCGAGCTGGGCCAGCGCTTCGGCGCCCTTGTCCTCCTCGACGAGGCGGACGTCTACCTCGAGCGCCGCCGCGCAAAAGACATTGCCCGCAACGGCCTCGTCTCGGTGTTCCTACGCGCGCTCGAGTACTATCGCGGCGTGCTCTTCTTGACGACGAACCGCGTCCAGGCGTTCGATGCGGCTTTTACCTCGCGCATCCACGTCGCGCTGCACTACAAGAATCTAACGGATGTCGACCGCGAACGCATCTGGGCCAACAACTTCGAGCGTCTCGACAGGGACTCGCACGGCCGCGTGCGTGTTGCGATCGCTACGCGCGAGTACGCCTACGACTCGCGCGATGTACGCGCTCTGCGGTGGAACGGCCGCGAGATCCGCAACGCGCTGCAGACTGCGCTTGCGCTTGCCGAGAGCGATGCTGCGGAGGAGGGCACCGACCGTATTTGCGTTACGGACAAGCACCTGC